A window of Paenibacillus polygoni contains these coding sequences:
- the tig gene encoding trigger factor codes for MKATWEKIEKNLGVLEVEVEADRVAAALDKAFNKVVKKINVPGFRKGKVPRSIFEARFGVESLYQDAIDILLPEVYTEAVDQTEIFPVEQPEVDVDQFAKGQTFKFKAKVVVKPEVELGEYKGLEVPKVSTEVSEEELTAELERLQQRHAELVVVEEGQAASGDVVVIDYEGSVDGELFEGGSAERQSLELGSNTFIPGFEDQVIGLGTGDSKDVEVTFPEEYHAAELAGKKAVFKVKVHEIKRKELPALDDEFAKDVSEFDTLDEYKEDLKKQLASRKEEEAKATQENIVVEKAAENAEVEIPQGMINSEVRNMMRDFDNRLRQQGMNLEMFMSFSGQTEADLQNQMKNDAEKRVRNNLVLEAIGKQENLEVTEEDVNEELNNMAASFKRSVEEIRQILESNGSLDSLKEEVLLRKTIDFLLANSKEVDAPAEEAKEEAAE; via the coding sequence ATGAAAGCAACTTGGGAAAAAATAGAGAAGAACCTTGGGGTTCTTGAAGTTGAAGTAGAAGCAGATCGTGTAGCTGCTGCTCTCGACAAGGCTTTTAATAAAGTCGTTAAAAAAATAAATGTACCTGGATTCCGTAAAGGTAAAGTACCTCGTTCAATCTTCGAAGCACGTTTTGGTGTAGAGAGCTTGTACCAGGACGCTATTGACATCCTTCTTCCAGAAGTATACACGGAAGCTGTTGATCAAACAGAAATCTTCCCTGTAGAACAACCAGAAGTAGATGTTGATCAATTTGCTAAAGGTCAAACATTCAAGTTTAAAGCAAAAGTTGTAGTTAAACCTGAAGTTGAACTTGGCGAATACAAAGGTCTTGAAGTTCCTAAAGTAAGCACTGAAGTTTCTGAAGAAGAATTGACTGCTGAACTAGAGCGTCTGCAACAGCGTCATGCTGAACTGGTAGTCGTTGAAGAAGGACAAGCAGCATCTGGCGATGTTGTTGTTATCGACTACGAAGGTTCTGTTGACGGTGAACTTTTCGAAGGCGGATCTGCTGAGCGTCAATCTCTTGAACTTGGCTCTAACACATTCATTCCTGGTTTCGAAGATCAAGTCATTGGTCTTGGAACAGGCGACAGCAAAGACGTTGAAGTGACATTCCCTGAAGAGTACCATGCAGCTGAACTAGCTGGTAAAAAAGCGGTATTCAAAGTGAAAGTACACGAAATCAAACGTAAAGAACTTCCTGCTCTTGATGATGAGTTCGCTAAAGACGTTAGTGAATTCGACACACTTGATGAGTACAAAGAAGATCTGAAAAAACAACTTGCTTCCCGTAAAGAAGAAGAAGCAAAAGCTACTCAAGAAAATATCGTAGTTGAAAAAGCGGCTGAAAATGCTGAAGTTGAAATTCCACAAGGAATGATCAACAGCGAAGTTCGCAACATGATGCGTGACTTTGACAACCGTCTTCGTCAACAAGGTATGAACCTTGAAATGTTCATGAGCTTCTCTGGTCAAACAGAAGCAGATCTTCAAAACCAAATGAAAAACGATGCTGAAAAACGCGTTCGTAACAACCTGGTTCTTGAAGCAATCGGTAAACAAGAGAATCTTGAAGTAACAGAAGAAGATGTAAACGAAGAGCTGAACAACATGGCTGCTTCTTTCAAACGCTCTGTTGAAGAGATTCGTCAAATTCTTGAAAGCAATGGTTCTCTTGACAGCTTGAAAGAAGAAGTATTGCTTCGCAAAACAATCGACTTCCTATTGGCAAACAGCAAAGAGGTAGATGCTCCTGCTGAAGAAGCTAAAGAAGAAGCGGCTGAATAA